The genomic stretch TTCGTCCACGGTTTCCTTGACAGCACGGATCACTGTCTCTACTTGCTCATCGTTCAATTGATAGTAGATGGGTAATGTGATGACCCGCGAGAAGTTGTCATAGGCCCGGGGATGATCCTCTATGCGATAGCCCCGCTCTCTGTAGGCAGTGAGCATGGGCAACGGAATGAAATGCACATTGACGCTCACTCCTCTGGATTCGATGCCTTCGATGATCCGGTCCCGGGT from Flavobacteriales bacterium encodes the following:
- a CDS encoding capsular biosynthesis protein codes for the protein TRDRIIEGIESRGVSVNVHFIPLPMLTAYRERGYRIEDHPRAYDNFSRVITLPIYYQLNDEQVETVIRAVKETVDEVFA